One genomic segment of Paenibacillus sp. FSL H8-0332 includes these proteins:
- a CDS encoding MarR family transcriptional regulator, translating to MSNRYNGTLEAERTDWELKGMSQEINPLIERVGLSMWKVQRRIMSQMSMHKELGLTVPQFGLLHMIFQEKQARVIQLADKMEVKSSAVTVMLDRLELLGLIARVPDENDRRAVIVTITTKGQEVLDEAQRRSLLLLEEHLAVLEPEELENFADYYLMLENQER from the coding sequence ATGTCTAACCGGTATAATGGTACGCTTGAGGCAGAACGAACGGACTGGGAGCTGAAAGGGATGTCGCAAGAAATCAATCCGTTGATCGAACGTGTGGGATTATCCATGTGGAAGGTTCAGCGCAGAATCATGTCGCAGATGTCAATGCATAAGGAATTAGGGTTGACCGTGCCGCAATTCGGGCTGCTGCATATGATCTTTCAGGAGAAGCAGGCACGGGTGATTCAACTGGCGGACAAGATGGAAGTGAAATCCAGTGCAGTCACCGTCATGCTGGACCGGCTGGAGCTGCTGGGGCTGATCGCCCGCGTTCCAGACGAGAACGACCGCAGAGCGGTGATCGTCACGATCACCACTAAAGGGCAAGAGGTGCTGGATGAAGCACAGCGCCGTTCGCTGCTGCTGCTGGAGGAGCATCTGGCCGTTCTAGAGCCGGAAGAGCTGGAGAACTTCGCGGATTATTATCTCATGCTGGAGAATCAGGAACGTTAA
- a CDS encoding LTA synthase family protein, whose amino-acid sequence MFILQKEGEAVSSQTVKRWLLKPFVFFSILFLFKSLLAWGVIFDDLQFWQSVLTELPFVWALFFLIERFASRRKLGYYMTVNLLVTAIFFAAIMYFKYYGVIVTYHAAEQVNQVTAVKNSVFSLMDPYYLLIFTDIIVLGFYFFINKNGRNYKKDQINRRSGRTLHVVLFAVSLGLCLFNILPNKASMNEIKKAQEMGILNYEAYTIFAKDKTELVQASEITQSTINQLKGIDSSAVSAYAGAAKGKNLIIIQLESFQSFLLGLKVDGQEVTPNLNRLMEQSLYFTNFYQMVGQGNTSDAEFVVNSSFYIPPQGAATMSYIDKQLPSLPRLLGDNGYQTATFHTNVVEFWNRGELYKALGWENYYDHKFFGDEDAFFFGASDEVLYRKSSEKLKEMNDAGKPFYAQVISMSAHHPFTIPAEKHKMKLPERYEGTFVGDYVRSQNYADYAFGQFVDELKADGLWEDSLIMVYGDHMGLPIYSLDNDDKELMKEIYGHEYSYADMLNIPLLIHGEGLAPQKLEQVGGEVDIMPTAASLLGVSMDHNLHFGQDLLSQSYNLLPQRYYLPTGSFISSSALLIPGNSFEDNTQYPLAAGGTAPAGNEDEYNRALRLRQLSDSYVTQLPDKEPAGE is encoded by the coding sequence ATGTTCATTCTTCAGAAAGAAGGCGAAGCTGTGTCATCCCAAACTGTGAAACGATGGCTCCTTAAGCCATTTGTGTTCTTTTCCATTCTTTTTCTGTTCAAAAGCCTCTTGGCCTGGGGTGTAATCTTTGATGATTTACAGTTCTGGCAATCCGTATTGACGGAGCTGCCCTTTGTCTGGGCACTGTTTTTCCTGATTGAGCGCTTTGCCTCCAGACGGAAGCTCGGCTATTACATGACGGTCAATCTGCTGGTTACCGCGATCTTTTTTGCCGCCATTATGTACTTCAAATATTACGGGGTCATTGTCACTTACCATGCCGCCGAGCAGGTGAACCAGGTCACTGCCGTCAAGAACAGCGTGTTCTCATTGATGGACCCTTATTATCTGCTGATCTTCACCGATATTATCGTGCTGGGCTTCTACTTCTTCATTAACAAGAACGGACGCAATTATAAAAAAGACCAGATCAACCGGCGCAGTGGCCGGACGCTGCATGTCGTACTGTTCGCGGTCTCGCTCGGACTCTGCCTGTTCAATATTCTTCCGAATAAGGCCAGCATGAATGAGATCAAGAAGGCCCAGGAGATGGGCATCCTTAATTATGAAGCATACACGATCTTTGCCAAAGATAAAACCGAGCTGGTCCAGGCCAGTGAAATCACACAGAGCACGATTAACCAACTCAAGGGCATCGACTCTTCGGCAGTATCGGCTTATGCTGGTGCCGCCAAGGGCAAAAATCTGATTATAATCCAGCTGGAGTCCTTCCAGAGCTTCCTGCTGGGTCTGAAGGTCGACGGCCAGGAGGTTACCCCTAACCTGAACCGCCTGATGGAGCAGAGCCTGTACTTCACGAACTTCTATCAGATGGTCGGCCAGGGCAATACCTCCGATGCGGAATTCGTGGTCAATTCATCCTTCTATATTCCTCCGCAGGGTGCGGCTACCATGTCTTATATCGACAAGCAGCTGCCGAGTCTGCCCCGTCTGCTGGGAGACAACGGCTATCAGACGGCCACCTTCCACACCAATGTGGTGGAATTCTGGAACCGGGGTGAGCTGTACAAAGCACTGGGCTGGGAGAATTATTATGACCATAAATTCTTCGGAGACGAGGATGCCTTCTTCTTCGGTGCTTCCGATGAAGTGCTCTACCGCAAATCCTCGGAAAAGCTGAAGGAAATGAACGACGCCGGGAAGCCGTTCTATGCCCAGGTCATCTCCATGTCTGCGCATCACCCGTTCACTATTCCTGCAGAGAAGCATAAGATGAAGCTTCCTGAACGGTATGAAGGTACCTTTGTCGGAGATTATGTCCGCTCACAGAACTACGCGGATTATGCCTTCGGACAATTCGTGGATGAGCTGAAGGCGGACGGATTATGGGAGGACAGCCTGATTATGGTCTATGGCGACCACATGGGACTGCCCATCTATTCGCTTGATAATGACGACAAGGAACTAATGAAGGAAATCTACGGCCATGAATATAGCTACGCAGATATGCTCAATATCCCGCTGCTCATTCATGGCGAGGGACTGGCTCCGCAGAAGCTTGAGCAAGTAGGCGGAGAAGTGGATATTATGCCTACGGCTGCCAGCCTGCTGGGGGTATCGATGGATCACAACCTGCATTTCGGCCAGGATCTGCTCAGCCAGTCCTACAATCTGCTGCCGCAGCGCTACTATCTGCCTACCGGATCGTTCATTTCCAGCTCCGCCCTGCTGATTCCGGGGAACAGCTTCGAGGATAACACCCAATATCCGCTGGCTGCCGGAGGTACTGCTCCTGCCGGCAACGAGGATGAATACAACCGCGCTCTGCGGCTGCGCCAGCTGTCGGACAGCTACGTCACACAATTGCCGGACAAAGAACCTGCCGGAGAATAA